In Nostoc sp. UHCC 0926, a single genomic region encodes these proteins:
- a CDS encoding TetR/AcrR family transcriptional regulator, translating to MPRIPRITNQQILEAARQVFLQQGFGASTLEIAQQAGISEASIFKRFSTKEELFFAAMGIPEKPLWVNELESLGGKGDLKENLINICLQIMEFYHEVLPRIMMLRSRGNAIVELEGKQPRPMQDVKVLTAFLEREINQDRLRPCDAKTVAHILIGSVMNYVFVEQMSSQVSMPTAELTIGSYLNSGEPTTEASVFILSIVDLIWQGIAPT from the coding sequence ATGCCTCGGATACCCAGAATCACCAATCAGCAAATCTTAGAAGCGGCTCGGCAAGTTTTCCTGCAACAAGGATTTGGTGCTTCAACCTTAGAAATTGCTCAACAAGCTGGTATTTCTGAAGCTTCAATTTTCAAGCGATTCTCAACGAAAGAAGAATTATTTTTTGCGGCGATGGGAATTCCAGAAAAACCCCTGTGGGTGAACGAGTTGGAATCTCTTGGTGGCAAAGGGGATCTCAAAGAAAACCTAATCAATATTTGTCTCCAGATTATGGAATTTTATCACGAGGTGCTGCCTCGGATCATGATGCTGCGATCGCGAGGCAATGCGATCGTAGAACTTGAAGGCAAACAGCCAAGACCGATGCAAGATGTCAAAGTACTGACTGCTTTCTTAGAACGTGAGATCAATCAAGACCGCCTTCGCCCTTGCGATGCCAAGACAGTGGCTCATATCTTAATAGGATCGGTGATGAACTACGTTTTCGTAGAACAAATGTCCTCCCAAGTCAGTATGCCAACTGCCGAATTAACAATAGGAAGTTACTTAAATTCTGGAGAGCCTACCACAGAAGCATCAGTATTTATCCTGAGTATTGTGGATCTTATCTGGCAAGGAATTGCACCAACCTAG
- a CDS encoding tetratricopeptide repeat protein has protein sequence MPKYVRLISLLMVCSLWSMPQAANAQALIPHTLQVDSEKQGLRLAQEAAQLAQFQQVELALPLARLASNLASKNEKVWLLLGGLQLQTKEFDAAITSLKKAQSINPKNGEILFALGSANFQQKNYQASVVNYQDGLKLKPNDPEGLFNLGNAYFLLGRFPDAITQYNKAVSQDKKFWPALNNIGLINYEQGDTPGAIKRWQSAITLEKQAAEPLLALAVALYTKGDRQQGLTFGEAALRIDQRYASLDFLKENLWGDRLLSDTKKFLESPRIQAALLQRDNSSSAPQQQPTQ, from the coding sequence GTGCCTAAATATGTTCGTTTGATTTCTCTTCTAATGGTTTGTAGTTTGTGGAGTATGCCACAAGCCGCTAACGCGCAGGCATTAATACCCCATACATTGCAAGTAGATTCAGAGAAGCAGGGGTTGAGGTTGGCACAGGAAGCGGCTCAACTCGCTCAGTTTCAACAGGTTGAATTAGCTTTGCCACTAGCGCGGCTGGCTAGTAACCTGGCTTCCAAAAATGAGAAGGTGTGGTTGCTCTTAGGTGGATTGCAGCTACAAACTAAAGAGTTTGACGCGGCGATTACTAGCCTGAAAAAAGCGCAATCTATCAATCCCAAAAATGGTGAGATTCTGTTTGCTTTGGGTTCAGCTAATTTTCAGCAGAAAAATTACCAGGCATCTGTTGTCAATTACCAAGACGGTTTGAAGTTAAAACCCAATGATCCAGAAGGGTTATTTAATTTGGGTAATGCTTACTTTCTGCTGGGTCGATTCCCAGATGCGATCACACAGTACAATAAAGCCGTCTCCCAAGATAAAAAATTCTGGCCGGCGCTGAACAATATTGGCTTAATCAACTACGAACAGGGTGATACCCCCGGAGCAATTAAGCGATGGCAATCTGCTATAACTCTTGAGAAGCAAGCCGCAGAACCTTTATTGGCCTTGGCAGTGGCACTGTATACTAAAGGCGATCGCCAACAAGGACTAACCTTTGGAGAAGCTGCACTCCGCATCGATCAGCGCTATGCTAGCTTGGATTTTCTCAAAGAAAATCTCTGGGGCGATCGCCTACTGTCTGATACGAAAAAATTCCTAGAATCACCCCGTATTCAAGCAGCCCTACTGCAACGAGATAACTCATCATCAGCCCCTCAACAACAGCCTACCCAATAG